GTCGAAGGCGGCGAGCCAGGCCGCGTCGTGCTGGCCGAGCACCGCGTCGAGCAGCACGAGGCGCACATCGGACTCGTCCTCCGGCACGGTGGTGAGTTCGGCGACGACCCCCGTCCGTATGCGCTCGGCCAGGGCGGCCGTGGTCTCCCACAGCTGGGCGCCGGTGGCGGACCACAGGGCCGACCAGCCGGCCGGGCCCAGTTCGTCGTACATGCGGCGGCGTTCCTCGGCCCAGGGGCGGGTGCGTACCTCCTCCCGCACCGAGCGTCCCGCGTCGGTGAGCTTCTCCACCGTCTCGACGGCCGCCCGGGGCGAGTCCGCCCAGATGATCCGCTCCGGTTCGGCGAGTCCGGCGCTCCGGTAGGCGAGCCGCACCCCCTCCTCGGCGGCGCTCCGGTCCGCCTCGCCCGTCTGCGCCGCCACGGCCCGCCAGTCGTTCACGTACTGCATCGGTGTCTCCCCGTATCCTTCTCGTCTTCTTCCGGCCGCGTTCCGCCTCCGGTGCGGCCGGGTGCCCGTCCCGGGGCCCGTCTGCCGCCCCGTCGTCCTGTTCCGTGCGGTTCCCACCGCCGTGGCGCCCTCGCCCCGGGGGCCGCCGCCGGTGTCAGTCCGCCACGATGCGGACGGCTCCCGGGGCGTACTCCCGTTGACGCACCACGCGGAACCAGCCCTTGGGGAGGGCTATCACGGCGTGCTCCTCGTGCACCACGCGTCCGCCCTCGGGGAGATGGAGCAGCATCGGACCGAACGGGCCCGCCTCGCGCAGGAGTCTGCCGGGCCCCTGGACCGCGTGGGCGTGGCCGGTGACCTCGCCCAGGGCGAGGACCAGCCGGCCCCGGCCGTCCCGCAGTTCGCCCGGCGCGTCGAGGAACTGCGCCGGCACCTCCGACTCCTCCAGCGCCATGATCAGCACATCGCCCTGCCGGTACACAGACGTCTCCCCTCCGAGGCGGCACCCTGTGTGCCGACCACGTACGGAACGCTACGGCGGGGGTCTGACAACGCGTCCGCCGGCCGGTCGCGGGACCCGGTACGGAGGGCGTTCCGCCGCAGGCCGGAGGGCGCGGGGGCGGCCGCGCGGGGGTGGCACGGCCGGCGGCACACAGGCCCGGCCGCACCGTTGTCAGTGGGACTTGATAGACCTTGCGGACAACAGCCGTCCTCAGCAGCAGGAGATCAGCGCGATGTCCGGTGTGGAACACGTAGACGAGTTGCTCGGCCTTCCGGCCCTGGACTTCGACCCCGAGGCCGACAGGGCCGCACTGCCCGCGGCGGGGGATGTGGCCTGGCGCCTCCGCGTCGAGCCGTACTCCTCCGACGGCCCGGCCTGGGAGGAGCTGTTCGCCGCCTTCCTGGAGGCGGTGGACCCGGCCGGGGTGCGGGCGCTGATCATCGGGCAGTGGGGGGAGTCGTACGAGGAGACCTCGGCCTACCCGATCGGCCTCGTCGTGGCCGCGGCCGGCCGTCTCACCTCGCTGGAGGCCGTCTTCGTCGGCGATCTGGAGATGGAGGAGGCCGAGATCTCCTGGATCGAGCAGTCGGACGTCACCGTTCTGCTCGACGCCTTCCCCGGTCTGGTCGCGCTCGGTGTCCGGGGCGGCAGCGAACTGGAGTTCCCGCCGGTCAAGCACGATTCCCTGCGGGCGCTCACCATCGAGACCGGCGGTCTGCCCGCGGCCGTGGTCCGGGGCGTGCTGGACAGCGAACTGCCCTCGCTGGAGCGCCTGGAGCTGTGGCTGGGGGTGTCCGCGTACGGCGGGGACGCCACCCTGGCCGATCTCGCGCCGCTCCTCACCGGCACCCGCTTCCCCCGGCTCCACCACCTCGGTCTCTGCAACAGCGAGCTGGAGAACGAGATCGCGTCCGCCATGGCCTCCGCGCCGGTCGTGGCCCGGCTGCGGACCCTGGCGCTCTCCGGGGGCACGCTCGGCGACGAAGGCGCGGCGGCGCTGCTGGAGGGCCAGCCGCTCACCCATCTCGGCACGCTCGATCTGCACCACCACTTCCTGACCGAGCCGATGGAGCGCAGGGTCACCGAGGCCCTGGAGCCGCACGGGGTGCGCGTCGACCTGTCGGAGCGGTGCGAGCCGTGGGACGGGCGCGGTGCAGCCGGGCGTTACACGACGGTCGCGGAGTGAGCGGGCGATGACGGTGACGAGCGCCGTGCCGTCCCCGGCGGGCGGCACGCCGCCCCTCGCGGTCGTCGGTGTCCCCGGCAACCGCAGGGTGGCCCTCTTCCAGGACGCGGTGCGTGCGGCCGGACTGCCTCCGGCCCGTGTCGTGCCCTGGCGCGAGGTGCTGGGGGGTGAGGCGGTCTTCCGGCCGGGCGAGCTGGTCCGGGTGGACTCGCCCGGCGAGGACACGGAGACCGAGCGGCTGCTGCGCGGGGTGGACGACCCGACCCGGGTGGAGGGCTCGGCCCTCTGGTACACCCGGTTCACCGCCGCCGTACGGGACGTGGCCGCCCGCGCGGCATCGGCCGGCGCCGTACTGCTGGACGATCCCGGCGACATCGCGGTGCTCTTCGACAAACGGCTGTGCCACGGTGTCATGGACGCCGCCGGAGTCCGGGTACCGGACTCCCCCACCTCCGGAGCGGGGGCCGCCCCGGTGCGCGGCTGGGCGGATGTCCGCCGGCTGATGGCGGACCACCGGATGCCGCGGGCGTTCGTGAAGCTCGCGCACGGATCGTCCGCGTCCGGGGTGCTGGCCGTGGAGACGGCGGGCCCCGGCCGGGCCCGGGCGACGACCTCCGTGGAACGGGACGGGGCCGGCCGCCTCTTCAACTCGCTGCGGGTGCGCCGGCTGACGTCCGAGCGCGAGGTGGCGGCGGTCGTCGACGCGCTCGCCCCGGACGGCCTGCACATCGAGCGCTGGCTGCCCAAGGCGTCCGTGCCGGGCGGGCGGGTGGCCGACCTGCGGGTGGTGGTCGTCGCCGGCCGGGCGACGCACGCCGTCGTGCGCACCAGCCGCTCCCCCATGACCAACCTGCACCTGGGCGGGGTACGAGGCGACCTCGACCAGGTGCGGGAGACGACCGAGGCCGCGGGCGGCGACTGGGCCGGCGCCCTGTCGCTCTGCGAGCGGGCCGCCGCCTGTTTCCCGGACACCCTGTGCGTGGGCGTCGATCTGCTCCCGGCCATCGGCTGGCGGCATTTCGCCGTCGGCGAGGTGAACGCCTTCGGCGACCTGCTGCCGCGTCTGACCGGCCTGCCGGGCAGCGGCGCGGAGGGGCTCGACACCTACGCGGCGCAGGTCGCCGCGGTGCCGGGGAGGTCCGGCCGCCGCACCGCCCGAGAAGAAGCCCCTGGCAACGACCGAGCAAGGAACCACCGTGCCGCCCCTGCCCTCTGATCCCGCCCTCCGTGCGCCCGGCGCACCGGACGTACCGGATGCCCTCTCCCCCGACATGAACGCGGTGGTGGGCAGCCACGATCTGCTGCTCGTCACTCTGGACACCCTGCGGTTCGACGTCGCGCAGGAGCTCGCCGCCGCCGGCCGCATCCCTCACCTGGCCCGCCATCTGCCCGGTGGCGCCTGGGAGAAGAGGCATGCCCCCGGCAGCTTCACCTACGCCTCCCACCAGGCGATCTTCGCGGGTTTCCTGCCGACTCCGGCGTCCCCGGGCCCTCATCCCCGGCTGTTCGCGGCGCGTTTCGCGGGCAGCGAGTCCACCGCCGGGAACACCTTCGTCCACGAGGCCCCCGACCTGCCCTCCGGTCTCGCCCGGGCCGGGTACCGCACGGTGTGCATCGGCGGTGTCGGGTTCTTCAACCGGCGGCCGCCGCTCGGCTCGGTGCTGCCCGGCATGTTCCAGGAGAGCCACTGGGAGCCGGAGTTCGGTGTCGCCTCGCCGACCTCCTTCGAGGCGCAGGTGGCCCGCGCCGAGCAGGTCGTGGCCGCGCTGCCGCCGGACCGGCGGCTGTTCCTCTTCGTCAACGTGTCGGCGATGCACCAGCCCAACTGGTTCCATCTGCCCGGTGCCACCGCCGACGCGGGTGACTCCCGCGCGACCCACGCCGCCGCCCTGGAGTACGTCGACCGGCACATCGGCCGCCTCTTCGCCGCCGCGAGCAGCCGCCGGCGGTGTTTCGCGATCGTCTGCTCCGACCACGGCACCGCGTACGGCGACGACGGCTACACCGGCCACCGGCTGGGCCACGAATCCGTCTGGACCGTGCCGTACGCCCACTTCTTCCTCGACCCGGGGGCATCCTGATGACCAGCACCACCGACATCACGGGCACCGCGGACGCGGGTGACCCGGCCGCCGGCGGCCCGTACCGGAGCTATGTCTACGCCTACCCGCACAAGACGGCCTACCGCCCCCTCGGCGGGCACCCCGCCGGACGGCCGCCGCTGAGGGAACTGTGGGCGGGCGAGCCCAAGGACGCGCTCTCCCTCTACCTCCACATCCCGTTCTGCGAGGTCCGCTGCGGCTTCTGCAACCTCTTCACCAGGATCGGCGCGCCCGACGAGCTGAGCACGCGTTACCTCGACGCCCTGGACCGGCAGGCCGGGGCGGTCCGGGACGCGCTGGGCGACCGGGAGCCGGTGCGTTTCGCCTCCGCCGCCTTCGGCGGGGGCACGCCCACCTTCCTCACGGCGGGTGAGCTGGAGCGGCTCTGCGACATCGCGGAGAAGCGGATGGGCGCGGATCTGCTCTCGGTCCCGCTGTCGGTGGAGACGTCCCCGTCGACCGCAACGGCGGACCGGCTGGCGGTCCTCGCCGGCCGGGGGGCGACCCGGGTGAGTATCGGTGTCCAGAGCTTCGTCGACGCCGAGGCCCGCGCCGCCGTCCGCCCGCAGCACCGCTCGGAGGTGGAGGCCGCCCTCGGCCGGATACGCGACGCCCGCGTTCCCGTCCTCAACATCGACCTGATCTACGGCATCGACGGGCAGACGGAGCGGAGCTGGCTCTTCTCGCTCGACGCCGCCCTGGCCTGGGGCCCCGAAGAGCTGTACCTCTACCCGCTGTACGTACGGCCGCTGACGGGTCTCGGCCGGAGCGCCCGGGTGGCCGGCGCCGCCGATCCTGCCTGGGACGAGCAGCGGCTGCGGCTGTACCGCGCGGGACGCGACCACCTTCTGGCCCACGGCTACGAGCAGGTGTCGATGCGCATGTTCCGCCGTGCCGGCGCTCCGCGGGCCGGGGCCGAGGACCACGCCTGCCAGACCGACGGCATGATCGGTCTGGGCTGTGGTGCCCGGTCCTACACCTCCACGTTGCACTACTCCTTCGACTACGCCGTGGAGATGCGGGAGATCCGGGGCATCATCGACGCCTTCACCGCCGCGGAGGACTTCTCCCGTGCCGAGGTCGGCCGTTACGTGACGGGGGACGAGGCCCGCCGGCGCCATCTGCTGCAGTCGGTGCTCCAGGCCGAGGGCATGCGGACGGACGGTTACCGGGAGAGGTTCGGGTCCGAGCCCTTCGCCGACTTCCCCCGCGAGCTGGGGCTCTTCGCCCGGCGCGGCTGGCTGGACCCGTCGGCGGGCCCCGGACTGCTGCGGCTGTCACCGGAGGGGCTGGCCCACTCCGACGCCCTGGGCCCGGAGCTGTTCTCCCCTTCCGTGCGGGCCGCGATGGCCGCGTACGAGGCGAAGTGAGCCGCCCGGTGGACGTGCGCCCGCCGTCCGTCGCGGCCCCGGCGGGATCCGGGGCCCCGACGGCACCCGACGGTCTGACGATCCTCTACCGCGGCCCGCTGGCCTCCTGCGACTACGACTGCCCCTACTGCCCGTTCGCCAAGCGCCGGGACAGCGTCGAGCGGCTGCGGGCGGACCGCGCCGCGCTGGAGCGCTTCACCGGATGGGCGGCCGGGCGGACCGGCGAGCGGCTGTCGGTGCTGTTCACCCCGTGGGGCGAGGGCCTGGTGCGCTCGTGGTACCGGCGGGCACTCGTCGAGCTGTCCCGGTTGCCGCACATCGGCCGGGTCGCGATCCAGACCAACCTCAGCGGCCGCACCGCGTGGCTGGCGGACGCCGACCGGGACAAGGCCGCCCTGTGGTGCACCTACCATCCGGGCCAGACCCCGTACGGACGTTTCCTCGGCCGGTGCCGGGAGCTGTCGGAGCTGGGGGTCCGCTTCAGCGTGGGGGTGGTGGGTCTGGAGGAGCACCTGGAGGAGGCGCGAAGACTGCGGGCCGCGCTGCCGTCCGAGGTGTACCTGTGGGTCAACGCGGCCGAGGGCCGCAGCTACACGGACGAGGAGGCCGGCCGCTGGACGGACCTGGACCCGCTGTTCCCCTACAGCCGGTATCCGCACGCCTCGGCCGGTCTGCCCTGCCGGACGGGCGAGTCGGTGATCTCGGTCGACGGTGACGGGACGGTGCGCCGCTGCCATTTCGTCCGGACCGAGCTGGGCAACCTCTACGACGGCAGCTACCGCCGCTCGCTCGGGCCGCGTGGCTGCCCGCTCCAGGTCTGCGACTGCCATATCGGCTATGTGCACCTGGAGACACTGCCGTTGTACGACGTCTTCGCGGGCGGTGTGCTGGAGCGGATCCCCGCCTCTCCGGCACCCGCCTTCCCGGCGCCCGCTGCCCCGGCAGCCGCTCCCCCGGTGCCCCTCCTCCCGGCGTCCGCCCTCCCGGCTCCGGCCCCCGCCGGGACGGCCGCGCCGGGCGGGCCCGCCAGAGCGGCCGCTGCCCGGCGTACGCTCCCGCTGCTCCCGCCCTGACCGGGCCCCGGGCCCGCGGCGACCTGCCGGGCCCGGGATCAGGGGCCCCGGGATCAGGGGCTCAGAGAGGCAGCAGGTCCGGACGCTTGGCTTCCACATGGTCTCCGGAGGACTCGCCGCGCAGCCGGCGTCCGATCCACGGGACGAGGTACTCGCGTGCCCAGTGGATGTCGTCGCGCCGGACCTCGAGGGTGCCCCGCTGCGCCTGCGGCGGCCACGCCTGGTCCGGATCGGCCGGCACGTCGAGCCCGAGCACCTGGGCCGCCCGCAGCGCCACCCGGGTGTGCCCCTCGGGCGAGAGGTGCAGCCGGTCGTCGTCCCAGGCCCGCCGGTCCTGCACGGACCGCAGCGACCACAGGTCGAGGACCGGGCAGTCGTAGCGGTCGGCGATGGCCCGGACATGGGCGGTGTACGTGGCCACCTTGCCGCGCAGGTGCCGGAGCACCGGGATGCCACGGGTGTCGAAGCCGGTGGTCACCATGACCGTTCCGACCGACCGCTTCAGGTCGGCGACGGCCCGCTCGAAGCGTTCGGCCACGTCATCGGGGTCGGAGCCGGGCCGGATGATGTCGTTGCCGCCCGCGCAGAAGCTCACCAGATCCGGTGCGAGCTCCTTCGCCCGGGGAACCTGCTCCTCGACTATCTGGTCGAGGAGGCGTCCGCGTACGGCGAGATTGGCGTACCGGAAGTGCCCGTGCGGATCGTCCGCGCGGCCGGTCGCTGCATCGGGGAGGGGGAGCTGGTCCGCGAGGAGGACCGCGAAACGGTCCGCCCAGCCGACGAACGCCCCGTCGGGGCCGGGGTCGCCGACTCCCTCGGTGAAGCTGTCGCCTATCGCTGCGTACGACCCGATGATGCCTCGTTGGTTGTTTCTCGAATCGTCTGCCACGGGCACACATCTTGCCTTGCGGAATGTGACCTACGCGACCGTAATAAGGGGTTGACGGGTGGTGACAAAGACCACCCGGTCAGTTTTTGGTAAAGGAGGAATAAGTGGGGCCGGCGAAGGCGCCGCGGCAGGGGCCGCCGTGGGACGGGCTCCCGGGACGGAGGGGTCCGGGAACGGCGGGAGGGGCGGTGCGCCGCCGCGCACCGCCCCTCCCGTCCGGATGGAGCCGTCCCGCCCGTCCCGGCGGGTGAGGCCGTGTCAGATGGAGACGCCGTGCGAACGCAGGTAGGCGATCGGGTCGACGTCCGAGCCGTAGCCCGGGCCGGTGCGGACCTCGAAGTGGAGGTGCGGACCGGTGGAGTTGCCGGTGGAGCCGGAGAGGCCGATCTGCTGGCCGCCGGTCACGCTCTGGCCCGCGGACACGCCGAGCGAGGACAGGTGGGCGTACTGGGAGTACATGCCGTCGCTGTGCTGGATGACGACCTCG
This DNA window, taken from Streptomyces nitrosporeus, encodes the following:
- a CDS encoding STM4013/SEN3800 family hydrolase produces the protein MNAVVGSHDLLLVTLDTLRFDVAQELAAAGRIPHLARHLPGGAWEKRHAPGSFTYASHQAIFAGFLPTPASPGPHPRLFAARFAGSESTAGNTFVHEAPDLPSGLARAGYRTVCIGGVGFFNRRPPLGSVLPGMFQESHWEPEFGVASPTSFEAQVARAEQVVAALPPDRRLFLFVNVSAMHQPNWFHLPGATADAGDSRATHAAALEYVDRHIGRLFAAASSRRRCFAIVCSDHGTAYGDDGYTGHRLGHESVWTVPYAHFFLDPGAS
- a CDS encoding SGNH/GDSL hydrolase family protein, whose amino-acid sequence is MADDSRNNQRGIIGSYAAIGDSFTEGVGDPGPDGAFVGWADRFAVLLADQLPLPDAATGRADDPHGHFRYANLAVRGRLLDQIVEEQVPRAKELAPDLVSFCAGGNDIIRPGSDPDDVAERFERAVADLKRSVGTVMVTTGFDTRGIPVLRHLRGKVATYTAHVRAIADRYDCPVLDLWSLRSVQDRRAWDDDRLHLSPEGHTRVALRAAQVLGLDVPADPDQAWPPQAQRGTLEVRRDDIHWAREYLVPWIGRRLRGESSGDHVEAKRPDLLPL
- a CDS encoding STM4014 family protein gives rise to the protein MTVTSAVPSPAGGTPPLAVVGVPGNRRVALFQDAVRAAGLPPARVVPWREVLGGEAVFRPGELVRVDSPGEDTETERLLRGVDDPTRVEGSALWYTRFTAAVRDVAARAASAGAVLLDDPGDIAVLFDKRLCHGVMDAAGVRVPDSPTSGAGAAPVRGWADVRRLMADHRMPRAFVKLAHGSSASGVLAVETAGPGRARATTSVERDGAGRLFNSLRVRRLTSEREVAAVVDALAPDGLHIERWLPKASVPGGRVADLRVVVVAGRATHAVVRTSRSPMTNLHLGGVRGDLDQVRETTEAAGGDWAGALSLCERAAACFPDTLCVGVDLLPAIGWRHFAVGEVNAFGDLLPRLTGLPGSGAEGLDTYAAQVAAVPGRSGRRTAREEAPGNDRARNHRAAPAL
- a CDS encoding STM4015 family protein yields the protein MSGVEHVDELLGLPALDFDPEADRAALPAAGDVAWRLRVEPYSSDGPAWEELFAAFLEAVDPAGVRALIIGQWGESYEETSAYPIGLVVAAAGRLTSLEAVFVGDLEMEEAEISWIEQSDVTVLLDAFPGLVALGVRGGSELEFPPVKHDSLRALTIETGGLPAAVVRGVLDSELPSLERLELWLGVSAYGGDATLADLAPLLTGTRFPRLHHLGLCNSELENEIASAMASAPVVARLRTLALSGGTLGDEGAAALLEGQPLTHLGTLDLHHHFLTEPMERRVTEALEPHGVRVDLSERCEPWDGRGAAGRYTTVAE
- a CDS encoding STM4011 family radical SAM protein — encoded protein: MRPPSVAAPAGSGAPTAPDGLTILYRGPLASCDYDCPYCPFAKRRDSVERLRADRAALERFTGWAAGRTGERLSVLFTPWGEGLVRSWYRRALVELSRLPHIGRVAIQTNLSGRTAWLADADRDKAALWCTYHPGQTPYGRFLGRCRELSELGVRFSVGVVGLEEHLEEARRLRAALPSEVYLWVNAAEGRSYTDEEAGRWTDLDPLFPYSRYPHASAGLPCRTGESVISVDGDGTVRRCHFVRTELGNLYDGSYRRSLGPRGCPLQVCDCHIGYVHLETLPLYDVFAGGVLERIPASPAPAFPAPAAPAAAPPVPLLPASALPAPAPAGTAAPGGPARAAAARRTLPLLPP
- a CDS encoding STM4012 family radical SAM protein translates to MTSTTDITGTADAGDPAAGGPYRSYVYAYPHKTAYRPLGGHPAGRPPLRELWAGEPKDALSLYLHIPFCEVRCGFCNLFTRIGAPDELSTRYLDALDRQAGAVRDALGDREPVRFASAAFGGGTPTFLTAGELERLCDIAEKRMGADLLSVPLSVETSPSTATADRLAVLAGRGATRVSIGVQSFVDAEARAAVRPQHRSEVEAALGRIRDARVPVLNIDLIYGIDGQTERSWLFSLDAALAWGPEELYLYPLYVRPLTGLGRSARVAGAADPAWDEQRLRLYRAGRDHLLAHGYEQVSMRMFRRAGAPRAGAEDHACQTDGMIGLGCGARSYTSTLHYSFDYAVEMREIRGIIDAFTAAEDFSRAEVGRYVTGDEARRRHLLQSVLQAEGMRTDGYRERFGSEPFADFPRELGLFARRGWLDPSAGPGLLRLSPEGLAHSDALGPELFSPSVRAAMAAYEAK